NNNNNNNNNNNNNNNNNNNNNNNNNNNNNNNNNNNNNNNNNNNNNNNNNNNNNNNNNNNNNNNNNNNNNNNNNNNNNNNNNNNNNNNNNNNNNNNNNNNNNNNNNNNNNNNNNNNNNNNNNNNNNNNNNNNNNNNNNNNNNNNNNNNNNNNNNNNNNNNNNNTTTTTTAactcttttaaataaaaaaatcttataataattaaaatatacactTAATTAGTCTGTATAAATAGTAAACAAAGATTTTATTTATATCTATTGCATGTAAATAGTAATTATAATTTGTCATGTACATAaattattgtgatttttttattgtcaaTAAGTATAATGTTTTAAATATACACCATTTTTAAAGAGTTGtgtttttttaactaataaatataatattttaaacatacaccatttttaaaaaattgtgtcCTTTAGTAAAATGGTACTATGtaccattattataattgaCAATATATAAACAGTTGATaactatttattaatattaataataatattaattaattaaatttaaaaatatcttttacaaataaaatgaaattcttctagcgacaaattaattttgtccTTCGTTAATAATCTTTAATATgtatattagaatataattttatttttgtcgtatgtatttttataatcctaaaaatatttcacgtgttttttttcatttactCACAAAATTTCACTTATAATAAGATATCTACCCGCAACAATATTCATTGATTTTACATTCAGTAACATGTGACCCCATTTTAAATGCTTACCAGTTAACATGCCTATTTCTTGCTTAACAATGGACAAGTGAAGTTATGGGTCTTACAAGTAGTTATGATAATTTGGCGGACAAAGCTAATAAGGGgaagaattatattttggtaaaaaatgaaaattattttttttgaataaaaaaagtttttattttaaaatttaaattataaattttaaattaagtattttcttctcaatttctaatttttttttaaggacaaaatattttttataattaaaatttttttaagtaatatcTAGCTATTCAAGTAATTAGTCGAAGTAACTCAAACCGTTTAGACTAGTACTAAGAACTATGTAGACCAATTATTTGAAGTAACTCAAACCGTTTAGACTagtactaaaaactatgtagaccaattatttaaatatttggagatcgattaaaaattttcgaattgTAAAAGAGTATTTTGTCTTTTAAAAACCGCTTTGATTAGTACCAGGAGGCTAAGGCTCTTAAAACAGAATCTTTTATCAAACCAATAAAATtagagatttgatggctcaaaagTTCAACCAAGATTTAACTAAGttaaactaaatataataaaataatatatttatgtataaaatttataattttaaaaaaaatatttttatttattattttgaattagtTAATCATTAAGAAATAGTATCTATTTAGTcagcaaaataatttttttaccatttttatTTCGGTTTTGGACTAGTTTAGTATCAAATgatttttagtttgatttgaATCAGTCTAGTCTAACAATGGATTTTCGATTAACTGAGTTGAACCAATTAATTCAGTCTTCAAACGGAGGACCGTTTCGTTTTTGTGGGTTGGTCTGATCTGTTGCTCTTTTCTTGCGCCTATTTCGCTTTGGGGGGTTGGTTCACAGGTACAATCTTTGTAATTTCATAGTATACTCATGAATTGGCAAGTTCCTATTTGAAAGGCTGTAACTTCTTAACCGCTGCAGTCTCTACTCTGGCTCATAGTTTAGCACACTCTTTATTATTACTATAGGATCCTGAAGTACAAGGAGATTTTTcgattatttaaataattgaagaccgattaaaaattttttaattatggaGATTAGAGAAGCGCTATATTCtttgaataaataataactaaagaCAAAAAACGAtgtttatcattttaaattttatatcctaaattctaaatgtttcaaaaataaaaaaatagttaatattaattatttattttttttatattttttaaaattttaataatcgaAAAATCAAATACACAACCATTGTCCATACTCCATATATAGCATTAAGTTTGGTTAGATAGTAGATATGATCGAGGAAGATAAAGTCAAGGCACGAAAATTGTCATTATCAGGTTCCATGGCAAGGAGATGAATCATTTAGCCGCTTAGCCTGATGCCATCTTCAATGATAAAGATTGAACAGCTTAGCTTTCCAATAAAACTTTATTTGTTAGAACTTCTCGAATATATTTTCATAAGATAAATTATTTCCTctgtcatttttatttttaataatttatattataaaataattaaatccaaaaaaaaatatattactattAAACAAATGCGAAGAATCTCCTACTTACATACAATCTTCCATCTATATATATCCCCGTGGGCCGTGGCAAGATTTCATCAACATACAcgacaaatataaaaaagagtTGCATAACCCTATCCGATCCACAAATTAAACTTTTCAAATGGCCATATTGTTTTTCATTATATCAATCCTCCTATTATTCTCATATCTTGTTCATCGTAGAAGATGTTGTAGAACACCTCTGTTGATAGATTGGCCAATCCTTGGCATGTTACCACAAGTCCTTAGCAACTTGTGCCATATCCATGATTTTGTAACTAATGTTTTGAGACGAAAAGGTGGCACCGGTGAATTCATGGGGCCATGGTTCACCAAAATGAACTATATGATCACTAGTGACCCCATGAATGTTCATCACATAATGAGCAAAAGCTTTGACAACTATGTCAAGGGTCCCCAGTTTCGCGAGATCTTCCAAGCTTTCGGAGATGGTATTGTGGCTTCAGATTCCGAGACATGGAAATACATTAGGACCTTGCAACATTCCTTGTTCCGGCGAAAGAGTTTCGAGACCATGGTGGAAGATACCATTCAAAAGAAGGTTCTTAATAGCTTGCTTCCGATATTTGATCATGCATGGTTGCATGGAGAGGTtttggatcttcaagatgtGTTTAGTCGATTAACTTTCGACGAAACATGCATCATGGTTTTGGGTTATGATCCTAAGAGTCTCTCAATTGAGTTTCCATTGGTGGAAGTTGAGAAGGCTTTTGACGAAATTGAGGAGTGCATATTCTATAGACACATAGTTCCAAGAAGTGTTTGGAAGTTTCAAGAATGGCTTCAAATTGGTGAGGAGAAGAAGAtgacaaaagcatgcaaagtttTTGACCAACTACTATATTCATGCATTGCAACTAAGCGTCAAGAGTTAAATGAATGCAACAAAAGTAACGGTGATGACTTGCTTAGTTCTATGATGATGATGGGTGAAGAAAAGGGCAAAATGGTCCATGATGATAAGTTTCTAAGAGATGCTGCATTCAATCTTTTTGTAGCTGGAAGAGATACCATAACTTCCGCTCTCACATGGTTCTTTTGGCTTGTTGCTACACACCCATTAGTCGAGGCCAAAATTCTTGAAGAAATCGAAAAAGTTTTTGCTGCTGGTGTTGGAGAAAAACACGAAATTTTAGGGATGGAGGATGTGAAGAAGCTAGTTTACCTACATGGTGCTCTATGTGAAGGTTTGAGGCTATTTCCACCTGTTCCTATTGAACGTAAACAATCATTGAAACGTGACACACTTCCGAGTGGTCATTATGTTAAtccaaattcaattattttgttGTTTACTTATGCAATGGGAAGGTTTGAAGAGATTTGGGGAAAAGATTGCTTGGAGTTCAAGCCAGAGAGATGGATATctgaaaaaggagaaacaatACACGTTCCATCTTATAAGTTTATTAGTTTTAATGCAGGTCCAAGGACATGCTTGGGTAAAGACTTGTCTTTTCTTCAAATGAAAATGGTGGCATCTACTCTTTTGCGCAATTATCGTATACAGGTGGTGGAAAATCATCCTACTATCCCAACTCATTCCATTGTGCTTCTTATGAAGCATGGCTTGAAGGTTATGATAACaaaaagacaattttaattCGATCAACGAATTTCAATGTCAAATGTCATAGTCTATTTGTgtatgaatatatattttgtttgtcatttttaatatatattttgtattttgatatGTATTTTATACGAATAATTGAAAAGTTAGACTAATCTTTgagttaatgattttttattttgagctaaCGATAAAGGAAAAGCTCCAACCAGAATATCTGTATGCTTGCACtttgtaattttgtttataGAATATGAGGCTGTTTGCCCTAATTTCATTCATTCCATGAACCCAGCAGAAGTAGTATTAAATGTTATGCGGAAAATGCATATGTGTGTACGTATGTAAAGTTAATGTGATCCACATGTTAAATGGATGGGCACGCAGATGGCTGGCCAATAATAAATATCAATAGATTTGCGTACCAAAAGAAATTACaaggatttaatttttaaaaaacataataataaaaaattttaattaagtttttaatatattaaataagtaaaagaaaatatgtttttaataatttttttaaaatattattaaaatgagtCTTTTCAAATACATATTAACAAaacctaaatttaaaaaaaatgctaaaaattaaaaaaattttcaaaataggACGAGACATGTGATATCATTTTAAATAACAGTCATGCTACACATCTATATAATTTTTCATCCAAATCCATCCAAGCTggtcaaatataaaaaaaatccaataccATTAAATGAGTGTGTATATACGCGCCCAGAGCACCGAAACGTTAACATATTCATTCATGTcttgaatataaaataatgtttctttttcaacaTTGAAACTGCTACTTGAAAACTTTGAATCTCTCTCAAACTTCACTCGTGTTCTCTGCGAAAACCACTATTGGAAAAGAATCGCGAGAAAATttcaaaaggaagaagaaaaaatgaacGAAAACAAGAAATTACATTTAAAATCTTGCAATCTCACATTTCTTTTAGTTACATTTTAGGTTTACTGAATTGAGTTACTTCGTTTAGTAGATTGACTTAATCTGATTCCATTTTTTGGTGTAACTAGGGCACAGGAATGGAAatgtattcttatttttttttctgttcaGTGGAGTTACTCATTTTCATTCACTTGATTGGTAGTGTATTTAGTTGAATCCTTTTGCAGGCAGAAATGATTTacttgatgattgaatgtttatcacattttattcagcacatgatTAGTATTCGGTTCACTGGTGTTTGTCATTTAATTCACCTGATTGTTAGTGCGTTCAGTTGAGTTCTATTGCATGCAAAAATAATTTacttgatgattgaatgtttatcacgttATATTCCACATGATTGGTGTTCGGTTCATAGGTGTTTGTCATTTGATTCACATGATTGATAGTGCGTTCAGTTAAGTTCTTTTGCATGCAGAAAtgttttcttgttgattgaatgtttatcaagTTTTATTCAGAAACATCAATGAAATTCAGTTCAGTGGAGttggttattttaatttatttgattattaatatgTTTAGTTGAGTCCTTTTGCATGCAAAAATGATTTATTTGATGATTGAAtatttatcacattttatttAGCAGGTGATTGTTGTTCAGTTCACTAGTGTTTGTCATTTGATTCACCTGATTGTTATGTGTTCAGTTGAGTTCTTTTGCATGTagaaaattttttcttgataattgaatgtttatcatgttttattcagcacatgaatAGTGTTCGATTCAGTTGGGTTGGtcattttgattcacttgattAAAATATGCATGATTGTGCTTGTCGGTGTATTGAgtgaagtattgaccaaatATTTTTGGCTTCAGGCTCGAATATGGTCCAAATATTCTGTTgcacaaattaaacaaaatcaGAAACTAAGTGATTCGGACATTTGAAGAAATAAGACTCCCAAAGACATCTACTGTCCTCTCCAACCCTTATTGTGTAAATAAATAGGATATACTTTGTTTGACTGGTTGTAATTAACActattttgtttaacttgtttaaaaaaacaaacaatgtatatgatggttt
The Arachis duranensis cultivar V14167 chromosome 5, aradu.V14167.gnm2.J7QH, whole genome shotgun sequence genome window above contains:
- the LOC107489939 gene encoding alkane hydroxylase MAH1-like, with the translated sequence MAILFFIISILLLFSYLVHRRRCCRTPLLIDWPILGMLPQVLSNLCHIHDFVTNVLRRKGGTGEFMGPWFTKMNYMITSDPMNVHHIMSKSFDNYVKGPQFREIFQAFGDGIVASDSETWKYIRTLQHSLFRRKSFETMVEDTIQKKVLNSLLPIFDHAWLHGEVLDLQDVFSRLTFDETCIMVLGYDPKSLSIEFPLVEVEKAFDEIEECIFYRHIVPRSVWKFQEWLQIGEEKKMTKACKVFDQLLYSCIATKRQELNECNKSNGDDLLSSMMMMGEEKGKMVHDDKFLRDAAFNLFVAGRDTITSALTWFFWLVATHPLVEAKILEEIEKVFAAGVGEKHEILGMEDVKKLVYLHGALCEGLRLFPPVPIERKQSLKRDTLPSGHYVNPNSIILLFTYAMGRFEEIWGKDCLEFKPERWISEKGETIHVPSYKFISFNAGPRTCLGKDLSFLQMKMVASTLLRNYRIQVVENHPTIPTHSIVLLMKHGLKVMITKRQF